The Deinococcus aquaticus genomic interval CGCGCAGGGCGACACCATCACCATGTTCGCCGAGGGCCGCGTCCTGCTGCCGCACCCGGAACTGGACGCCCTGGTGGCCGAGGCCCGCGCCCTGCACGCCGCCGGTCCCGCCCCGCGCCCCCCGACGGGGCAGGAACGCTTCCGGCTGATCGAGGAGGTCATGGACGCCCGCGCCCTGGCCGACGCGGGCGACCCGCTGCACGTGCTGCTGGCCTGCCACGCGGCGGAACTGGCCCTGGAAGGCCTGTTCGGCATGCGCGGCTGGTGGCGGGTCAAGCCCCAGCGCTGGCTGCCCACGTTGCAGGAGCGGGACCCGGCCGCCGCCCACGACCTGCGCACGTTGCTGACCACCCCGGACGCCCACACGCGGCAATCGGCGCTGGAAGCCCTGGCCGTCCGCGTGACCGGCGACCTGACGTACCAGGAAGGCGGCAGCGAACCGGTGCTGGTGCCATAGTGCCGGTGTCATACGGATTCCGTTTATTCCGCTCGGATTGAACGGCTTTATAAGCCATTCAATCGGAGTCCGTATCATAGGGGCTGGTGCCCTGAGCCGGGGCTGCCCGCAGGACGCGTGGGCTAAGGTTTCCGTCAGAGCCGCCCCGGTACGCTGCCCGGCATGATCGAGGTCAGTGGGTACACCAAACGCTACGGGCGGCACGAGGCCGTCAGCGACCTGAGTTTCAACGTGCAGCCCGGCGCGGTGTTCGGCCTGCTGGGCAGCAACGGGGCAGGGAAGACCACTACCATCCGCGCGCTCGTCGGCCTGACCCGCCCCACGAGCGGCACGGTGCGCGTGCAGGGCTTCGACGTCTGGAAGGACCCCATCAGGGCCAAGGCGGCGTTCGGGTACATCCCGGACCGCCCGTACCTGTACGGCAAACTGACGGCGCGCGAACTGCTGCGCTTCGTGGCCCAGCTGTACAGGGTGGACGGTGCCGACGCCGGGATCGACCGCTGGCTGGAGTTCTTCCGCCTGACCGACTTCGGGAACGAACTGATCGAGACGTACTCGCACGGCATGCGGCAGAAGGTCGCCATCATCGCCGCGCTGCTGCCCGACCCGCCCGTGCTGATCGTGGACGAACCCATGGTGGGCCTCGACCCGCACGCCGCGCGGCAGGTGCGTGAACTGTTCCGCGCGCACGCCGACCGGGGACGCACGGTGCTGCTCACCACGCACTCGCTGCCGCTGGCCGAGGCGGTATGCGACCGACTGGTCGTGCTGGACCGCGGCAAGGTGCTGGGTCAGGGCACCATGGACGACCTGCGCGCCCGCACCGGCACCGAGGCCGGAGGCGTGCACGGCGACAGTCTGGAACGCATCTTCTTCCGCCTGATCGAGGAGGAACAGGCCGAGGCGCAGGCCCACGCCGAACACCAGACCGGAGCGGCGGAACGCGCGTGACCACCGCTCCCAGTCCGGCCCCCACTCCCGCCCCGGCGTCTGCGCGCCCACCGGCCCGGCCCAGCCTGCTGCGCGTGAAACTGCTGTCCCTGCGGCACACCCTGCAACGCGGTCCGAAATGGGGGTACGCGCTGGTCGGCACGCTCGCCGCGCTGCTGGTCGTGGCCGAGGTGATCGGCACCTGGCGGGCGCTGACCTTCCTGGCCACCTTCGGGGACATCGGCCTGAACGTCTTTTCCCGCGTGCTGGAAATCGGCCTGATCACCCTCGCCAGCGGCGTCACCTTCAGCGCCACCACCGCCGCCATCAGTACCCTGTACCTCAGTGACGACCTGAACTTCCTGCTCACGCAGCCCGTCCCCACCTGGCGGGTGTTCGCCCTGAAGGTCAGCGAGACATTCCTGAACGCCGCGCTCGTCCCGGTGTTCCTGACGCTGCCGCTGCTGCTGACCGTCGCCGCGTACTTCCACGCGCCCGTCTGGGCGTACCCGGTCATGCTGCTGGCCGACCTGCTGGTGTTCGCCGCGCCCGTCGGACTGGGCGCGCTGCTGGCCGTCGCCCTGATGCGCTTCGCGCCGGTCGGCCGGGTCCGCGAGGTCAGCACCGCGCTGGGCGTGCTGATCAGCGCCGGACTGGTGTACGCCATCCGCGCCCTGCGCCCCGAGGTGCTGGTCCAGAAACTCCAGGACCCCAGCAAGGTCGAGGCGTTGCTGCGTGACTTCGCCGGGCCGTCCAGCCCGCTGCTGCCGCCCTCCTGGGCCGCGCAGGGCATCTGGCAGGCCGCGCACGGTCACCTCGCCGCGCCGCTGCTGCCGCTGCTGCTGCTGACGGGCACGCTGCTGCTCGGCGCGACCCTGCTCGCCACGAAGGCCTACCAGGAAGGCTGGGCACGTGCCCTGGACTCCAGCACCCCCCGCCTGGACCCCACCCCCCGCCGCGCCGGACGCACCGAACGCCTGCTGAACCGCCTCGGCCCCGGCGGCGCGCTGGCCGCCAAGGACCTGCGCGTCACGCTGCGCGACCCCACCCAGTGGAGCCAGCTGCTCGTCGTCGTCGCGCTGGCCGGCGTGTACCTCGTCAGCGTCAAGGCCGTGCCCATCCCGGTGCCGCAGTTCCGGGGCATCCTCGGGTACATCCAGCTGGCCTTCCAGGGGTTCATCATCGCCGGGATCGCCGTGCGCCTCGCCTTCCCCGCCGTGTCCACCGAGGCGCGGGCGTACTGGCTGCTGCGCACCGCGCCCATCGACCCGCGCCAGATCGTCCTCAGCAAGTTCCTGGGCGTGCTGCCCGTCACGCTCACGGTCGGCCTCGTCATGGGTGTCGCCAGCGCCCTGAGCATGAGCCTCGGCCCCACCCTGCTGCTGCTCAGCGTACTCGTCAGCGTCAGCAACGCCTTCGTCATCACCGCGCTCGGCGTCGGCCTGGGCGCCGCCGCCCCCAAATTCGACGCCGACAACCCCGCCGAGATCGGCGTCAGCCCCGGCGGCCTCGCCTTCATGGGCCTCAGCCTCGCGTACTCGGTGCTGTGCCTGCTGCTGCTCGCCCGGCCCGCCGCCGGCAGCGTCCTGCGCCCCGACCTGTACCCCGGTTACAGCGCCCTGACCACCCCGGAAGGCATCCTGGGATTGATCGGACTGGCACTGGCGACCATCCTCGGCACGTACCTCAGCCTCCGCACCGGCTGGCAACGCCTCGACCGGCTGGAATAGCCGTCAGTCAGGGCCGGTGCGCGGCGCCCGCCCCGACCACCGTGTGCCAGCGCCGCACCTCCCAGGTGCCCACCAGTCCGCCCAGCACGTACGGGTCCGTGCGGGCGAACAGCTCGGCGGCGTCCGGGGTGTCGCCCTGGAACAGCAGGGCGGCGCCGTCCACCGGGTCGGCCAGCGCGCCCCCCAGCAGCAGGTCGCCCCGGTCGGCGGCGGCCTGCGCGTGCGCGAGGTGCGCCGCCCGCAGCGGTTCGCGCCGCGTGACGTAGTCGGGGACGAGGTCGCGGTACAGCAGCAGGAAGTGCATGCGGGCAGTGTACCGGGGGGTGGAAACGGACGTGCGCCGCCCTGTGGCTGGGCGGCGCACGGTCCTGACGGTTCGGTTCAGTCCTTGACGAGTTCGATGTCGGCCAGTTCGCTGATGGGCAGGCCCCACTTGTTCATCGCGTCGAAGAAGGGATCGGGGTCGAGCTGCTCGACGTTCCACACGCCGGGCTGCATCCACTCGCCCTGGAGCATCAGCATCGCGCCGATCATGGCGGGCACGCCGGTGGTGTAGCTGACGCCCTGCGCCTGCACCTCGCGGTAGCAGTCGGCGTGGTCCTTGACGTTGTACACGAAGTGCACCTTGGGCTGGCCGTCCTTGCCGATGCCCTTGGCCTGCACGCCGATGCAGGTCTGGCCGCTGTACCCGGCGGCAAGGCTTTCGGGGGCGGGGAGGACGGCTTTCAGGAACTCGATCGGGGCGACTTTCATGCCGCGGAAGTCGATGGGTTCGATGCTGGTCATGCCGATGCCTTCGAGGACGTTCAGGTGCTTGATGTACGCCTCGCCGAAGGTCATCCAGAAGCGGGCGCGCTTGATGGTCGGGAAGTGCTTGACGAGGGACTCGAGTTCCTCGTGGTACAGCACGAAGCTCTTGCGGGTGGCGACTTTGGGGTAGTAGATGTCCTGGCTGATTTCCAGGGGCTGGGTTTCGACCCACTGGCCGTTTTCCCAGTAGCGGCCGTTGGCGGTGATCTCGCGGATGTTGATTTCCGGGTTGAAGTTCGTGGCGAAGGCCTTGCCGTGGTTGCCGTTGTTGCAGTCCACGATGTCCAGGTAGTGGATTTCCTGGAAGTGGTGCTTGGCGTGGTGCGCGGTGAACGCCTGGGTGGCGCCGGGGTCGAAGCCGCAGCCGAGCAGCGCCATCAGGCCCTTCTCCCTGAAGCGGTCCTGGTACGCCCACTGCCAGGAGTACTCGAACTTGGCGACGTCCTTGGGTTCGTAGTTGGCGGTGTCCAGGTAGTGCACGCCGGTTTCCAGGCAGGCGTCCATGATGGTCAGGTCCTGGTAGGGCAGGGCGACGTTGATGACCATCACGGGTCCGAAGTCGTTGATCAGCTTGACCAGTTCCGGGACGTTGTCGGCGTCGACGGTGGCGGTGGTGAACACGGCCCGGCTGTCAGGCATGTGCTCCTTGATTTCGGCGACGATCTTGTCGGCCTTGGCGACGGTGCGCGTGGCGATCAGCACTTGGGTGAAGACGCTGTCGTTCTGGGCGCATTTCTTGGCGACGACGTTGGCGACGCCGCCCGCTCCGATGATGATGACCTTGCTCATGGGCGCATCTTACCGTGCCGGGTGTGGCCGGCTGGTCAGGGTAGGGTGTGGGGCGTGAGCAAGCGTCCCGGCCAGATCAGTCAGAAAGACCAGTCCCGTCAGAAAGCCGCGCAGTCCCAGCCGTCGGCCCGGCAGCGGTCTTCATCCCGGCAGGCCGTGTCGGCTGCGCCGGGTGGGGTGCGGGAGGTCACGCCGGAGATGCGGGCACGCACGGCCCGCACGTTCGGGCTGGTGATTCTGGGCTTCGTGGCGGGAATCGCGTTGATGGTGGCGGTCCTGTCGGCGCAGGGGCGCGCGCTGCGGGAGTACGCGGTGCGGGTGCAGACGGCGGTGCTGGCGACCGGGCCGTCCGTGAACGTGTCGTACGGGCAGCCGTGCGTGGACGCGCTGCCGGGGGCGTTGCCGTCCGGGGTGCTGTCGTGTGACGTGCAGGTCAGCAGCGGGCAGGTGTCGGTGCTGATGCAGCTGGAGCGTGACCGTGAGTTCCGGCTGGCGCCGAAAGCGGCCGCCGCGCCGTGAGGCTGGGCTGTCAGGCAGGACTGGTCGGCATTCACGCCGGGTGCCAATCAGGGTGAGGCGGGGCTTGACTCTTGCCTTAGTATTCCCTCACGCTATTGAGAAGCCTTCCTATTAAGGTAGGAGGGTTCAGCGTCCACCCACCCACTCCCGGTCCCCGCAGCGGCCCCTGCCCCCCAGGCGCCCATCCACACAGGAGAGCACCATGCCCGACCAGAAAGACACCGTCTACGCGCCTAACGAGTCCGCCGACATGAAAACCACCGCCCCCCAGGCCCCCCAGGGACGCCTGACCAACCACTCCGGCAACGCCGCCCCCAGCAACACCAACAGCCTCACCGCCGGCGAGCGCGGCCCCGTGCTGCTGCAGGACTGGCACCTGCTCGAACGCATGGCGCACTTCAACCGCGAGCGCGTCCCCGAGCGCGTCGTGCACGCCAAGGGTAGCGGCGCGTTCGGTACCTTCCGCGTCACGCGCGCCATCCCGGAACTGACGGCCGCAGGGCTCTTCCAGAAGGAAGGCGCCGAGTGCCGCATGCTGGCCCGCTTCAGCACCGTCGCCGGTGAACGCGGCTTCCCCGACACCGTCCGCGACCCGCGCGGCTTCGCGCTGAAGTTCTACACCGAGGACGGCAACTGGGACATGGTCGGCAACAACACGCCGATCTTCTTCGTGCGTGACGCCATCAAATTCCAGGACTTCATCCACAGCCAGAAACGCCACCCGGTCACGGGACGGCGCAGCAACGCCATGCAGTTCGACTTCTGGGGCCTGCGCCCCGAGAGCCTGCATCAGGTCATGTACCTGTTCGGCGACCGTGGCCTGCCCCGCTCCTACCGCTTCATGAACGGCTACTCCAGCCACACGTACAGCCTCTGGAACGAGCAGGGCGAACGCTTCTACGTCAAGTGGCACTTCCACAGCCAGCAGGGCGTGCAGAACCTCACCGAGGACCTCGCCGCGAAGATCGCCTCCGAGAACAGCGACTACCACTTCCAGGACCTGTTCGACGCCATCGACCAGGGCGACTACCCCAAGTGGACCGTCAGCATCCAGGTCATGCCCGAGGCGGACGCCGAGACGTACCACATCAACCCCTTCGACCTCACCAAGGTCTGGCCGCACGCCGACTACCCCCTGATGCAGGTCGGGGAGTTCGAACTGAACGAGAACCCCCAGAACTACTTCGCCGAGATCGAGCAGGCCGCCTTCGAGCCCAGCAACATGCCGCGCGGCTTCGGTGCCAGCCCCGACAAGATGCTCCAGGCCCGCCTCATGAGCTACGCCGACGCCCACCGCTACCGCATCGGCATCAACTACGCCGCGCTGCCCGTGAACAAGGCCGCCTGTCCCGTCATGACCTACCACCGTGACGGCCAGACGCGCTTCGACGGGAACTTCGGCGGTACGCCCGTGTACGAACCCAACTCGTACGGCGGCCCCGACGTGCCCGCGGACACCCTGCAGGAACCCCCCATGCCGCTGGGCAGCATGGCCGACCGCTTCGGCTGGCCCGAGGACGACGCCGACCTGTACGGCCAGCCCCGCGAGCTGTACCGCGTCATGAGCGAAGGCGAACGCGGCCGCCTCGCCATGAACTTCGCCGGAGCCCTGGCGGGCGTGCCCGACTTCATCGTGGACCGCTTCGTGGGCCACCTGGAGAAAGTCTCGGCCGAACTGTCCAGCGGCGTCCGCGACGGCATCGCCAAGAAACGCGCCATAGCCAAACCCGAACTGACCGACCTGCTGACCGAAACGCACACCCACGCGGCCGGCGGCGACCAGAAACCCCAGATGGCCGTCAGCGCCGACGACTGATCCGCAGCCCGGATTGACAGGCCCGCGCGGCCTCCCGATCCGGTCCTGATACGGATTCCGTTTGTTTCGTTAACAGATCGGAACACCACCGATCTGTTAACTCCACGTCCGGAACCCGTTTTGCTCCCACTCGCTCCGCTCGAATTGAATGGCTTTATAAGCCATTCAATCGGAGTCCGTATGAGCAAGCGACAGCAAGATCAGACAGCACAGAGGTGGACCCTGGGTGAAAGCCCGGAGGTCCACCTCTGTGCTGTCTGCCGTTCTGTTCCGCTGTTGCTGCGAGCCTCTCCCTACAGTCTGCCCGGCTGCCGGAGCACGTCCTGCACGCCTTTTTCCTGCGCCTGCACGCGCGCGCTGCCGGGCCGGGCGGGTTTTTCTTTCTCCCAGTGCGGGCGCAGGGCCTCTGTTGTGGTCATTCTCGCTTTGCGTTTCTTCAGAAAGGCTTCATACTGAGGTGAATCAACCGTAACTCACAGTTCCGTCATTCACCTGAACGCTGCTCAGGACCGCTTTACAGGGAAGTTTCACGTGCCGGGGCATACCCGGCAAGGGGGAGAACGTGTTTCCAGCTGCATTCGATTACATCCGCGCCCACTCAGCAGAGGAGGCCCTGGCCGCGCTCGCGCAGCATGGCGCCGAGGCCCGCATCCTGGCCGGCGGGCAGAGCCTGATTCCTGCCATGCGCCTGCGACTCGCCCGCCCGGCCGTGCTGGTCGACCTGGGTGGCGTGAAGGACCTGGGCTACCTACATGAGGAAGGCGGCGAACTGCGCGTCGGCGCCATGACCCGCGACGTGACCCTGGAACGCAACGCGAACGTCCGCGCCCGCTACAGCCTCCTGACCGACACCGGCGCTGTCGTGGCCGACCCGGTCGTGCGCTGCCTGGGCACGGTTGTCGGCAGCCTGTGCCACAGCGACCCCAGCGGCGACTGGGGCGCGGCGGCCCTGGCCGCGCGCGCCGTGATGGTCGCCCGCAGCGCCAGCGGCGAACGCCTGATCCCCATCGACGAGTTCCTGGTGGACTCCTTCCAGACCTCGCTGGAAGAGGGTGAACTGGCCGTCGAGGTGCGCTTCCCCACGCCGGACGGCCGCACGCACGGCTCGTACCAGAAGATCGAGCGCAAGGTCGGCGATTACGCCACCGCCGCCGCCGCCGTGCAGATCACGCTGGGCGAGGACGGCCGCGTCACGCACGCCGGGGTCGCCCTGACCGCTGCGGGCCCCCGCCCGGTGCGTGTGGACGCCGCCGAGAAACTACTGCTGGGCCAACTGCTGACCGAGGACGTCATCCGCGCCGCCAGCGAGGAAGCCCGCGCCGTCAGTGACCCGTTTGCGGACACGCGCGGCAGCGTGGAGTACAAGAAAGACATGGCCCGCGTGCTCGTCGCGCGCGGCCTTCGCGCCAGCGCCGCCCGCCTGGGCACGGGAGTGACCGCATGACCGCCACCGAAACCACCGACACCGCCCTGCGCACCGTGACCCTCAAGGTGAACGGGCAGAACATCCGCCAGGAAGTCGAACCCCGCACCCTGCTTGCCTACGCCCTGCGTGACGCCGGCCTGAAAGGCACGCACGTCGGCTGCGACACCTCCTCGTGCGGCTGCTGCGTCGTGCTGATCGACGGCGACACGCCCGCCAAGTCCTGCACCATGTTCGCCGTGCAGGCCGAAGGGCACGAGATCACCACCGTCGAGGGCCTCGGCAGCCCCGGCGACCTGCACCCCCTGCAACAGGCCTTCTGGGACCAGCACGGCCTGCAGTGCGGGTACTGCACGCCCGGCATGCTCATGACCGCCAAGGCCATGCTTGGGCACAACCCGGACCCCACCGACCAGGAAGTCCGCGAGTTCCTGAGCGGCAACCTGTGCCGCTGCACCGGCTACAACAACATCGTCAAGGCCGTGCAGCAGGCCGCGCGCGTCATGCGCGACGAGGCGCAGGCGCAGGCCCTGGCCGGCATGGTCCCCACTCCCAGCACCGGCACCGCCGAAGGAGGAGCGCAGTGAGCATCGAAACCGACGCCGCGAACAACGCCGGCCCGCAGACCCTGACCATGGGCAAGAGCATGAAACGCAAGGAAGACCCCCGCTTCCTGACCGGGAACGGCAACTACGTGGACGACATGCGCCTGCCCGGCATGCTGTACATGGCCATCGTGCACAGCCCCTACCCGCACGCGAACATCAAGGGGATCGACAAGACGGCCGCGCTGGCCATGCCCGGCGTGAAGGCCGTCATCACCGGCGAGGACCTCGTGGCCGCGTCGCTGGCGTGGCTGCCTACCTTCCACGGCTTCGACAAGCAGATGGTCCTGGCCGTCGGGAAGGTCCTGTTCCAGCATCAGGAAGTCGCGGCCGTGTTCGCCGAGACCCGCGAGGCCGCCCGCGACGCCGCCGAACTGGTCGACGTGGACTACGAACCCCTCGACCCGGTCATCAGTCCCTTCGACTCCATGAAAGACGAGATCATCCTGCGCGACGACCGCGAGGACAAGACCAACCACATCTACCACTGGGACAGCGGCGACAAGGACGGCACCCAGACCGCGCTGGACGACTCCGAGGTCGTGGTCACCGAGCGCATCTACGCGCCCCGCTGCCACCCCGCCCCGCTGGAACCCTGCGGCTGCGTCGCGCAGTTCGACGCCATGGGCCGCCTGCACTTCTGGGTGACCAGTCAGGCGCCGCACGTGTACCGCACCGCCATCTCGCTCGTGACCGGCATCCCCGAGGACAAGATCCGCGTGATCTCCCCGGACATCGGCGGCGGCTTCGGTAACAAGGTCCCGGTGTACCCCGGCTACGTGTGCGCCATCGTGGGCGCCCTGATCCTCAAGACGCCCGTCAAGTGGATCGAGACCCGCACCGAGAACCTCACCACCACCGGCTTCGCCCGCGACTACCACATGGACGTCACCATCGGCGCGAAGAAGGACGGCACCGTCACCGCCCTGAAAGTCAAGACCGTCGCCGACCACGGCGCGTTCGACGCGGCCGCCGACCCCAGCAAGTACCCGGCCGGAATGTTCGGCGTCGTGACCGGCAGTTACCAGTTCCCGGTCGCGTTCGCGGAACTCGATGCGTATTTCACGAACAAGGCGCCGGGCGGCGTCGCGTACCGCTGCTCGTTCCGCGTGACCGAAGCCAGTTACGCCATCGAGCGCGGCATGGACATCCTGGCGCAAAAACTCACCATGGACCCCGCCGAACTGCGCCGCAAGAACTTCGTGCGCAAGGACCAGTTCCCGTACGACAGCGCCCTGGGCTTCACGTACGACAGCGGCGACTACGAAGGCACCATGGACAAGGCCCTGAACCAGATCGGGTACGCCGAACTGCGCCGCGAACAGGTCGAGAAACGCGCCCGTGGCGAGTACATGGGCATCGGCATCAGCACCTTCACCGAGGTCGTCGGCGCCGGACCCAGCAAGCACTTCGACATCCTGGGCATCAAGATGTTCGACAGCGCCGAGATCCGCATTCACCCCACCGGGACCGGCATCATCCGCACCGGCACGAAAAGCCAGGGCCAGGGCCACGAAACCACCTGGGCGCAGATCGTCGCCGAGGAACTCGGCCTGGACCCCCAGAACCTGCTGGTCGAGGAAGGCGACACCGACACCGCCCCCTACGGCCTGGGCACCTACGCCAGCCGCAGCACCCCGGTCGCCGGAGCTGCGCTGGCCCTCGCCGCCCGCCGCGTGCGCGAGAAAGCCAAGAAAGTCGCCGCGCACCTGCTGGAAGCCGCGACTGAAGACATCGAATGGGTCGAGCATAAATTCCAGGTGATGGGTGCCCCCAGCCGCAGCGTCACCATGAAAGAAGTCGCATTCGCGGCGTACACCAACCCCGGCGAGGGCAACGAACCCGGCCTGGAAGCCAGCCTGTACTACGACCCGCCCAACATGACCTTCCCGCACGGCGCGTACATCGCCGTCGTGGACGTCGACGCCGAGACCGGCGAGGTCAAGGTCCGCCGCTTCCTCGCCATCGACGACTGCGGCACCGTCATCAACCCCATGATCGTCGAGGGACAGGTGCACGGCGGCCTCACTGAGGGCTTCGCCATCGCCTTCATGCAGGAAATCCCCTACGACGAACAGGGCAACAACATGGCCCCGAACTTCATGGAGTACCTGATCCCCACCAGCGTCGAAGCGCCCGTCTGGGAGACCGGCAGCACCGTCACGCCCAGCCCCCACCACCCCATCGGCGCCAAGGGCGTCGGCGAGAGCCCCAACGTCGGCAGTCCCGCCGCGTTCGTGAACGCCGTCATGGACGCCCTGTCGCCCCTGGGTGTCACGCACATCGACATGCCCCTGACCCGCGAGAAAGTCTGGAAGGCCATCCGCAACGCAGAAGCCGCCGCCGCGAGCGACTGACCCCTCCGGCCCTGCGGGCCACCTCCCCTTAGAGGGGAGGCTGAAACTGAAGTGGCTCCCCTTAAAGGGGAGCTGTCACCGCAGGTGACTGAGGGGTTGCAGGTGACCCAGGAGTTGCCCCCGACATCGACCTTCTTCCCCCGCCCCTCACCGGGCGGGTGTATCCATTGGAGACCGTATGACGAGGATTCCGTCTGTTTCGTTACCAACCCGGAAGGGCGCCGGGTTGCCAACTCCACGCCCGGAACCCTCTTTGCTCCTTCTCGCTCCGCTCGGATTGATCGGTTTTTACAAACCGTTCAATTGGAGACCGTATGACCCCTGATCCCCAGCGTCCCACCGGGGACACCGAATTCATTCCCGACCTGCCCGAACGGCTGGCATGTCTGGCGCGCGAGGGTGCGTCGGCGGTCGTGGCGACGGTCGTGTCGCGCCGCGCGCCCGTGTCGGCGCAGGTGGGCGATAAGGCCCTGATTCACGCGGACGGTCGCATGGAGGGCTTCGTGGGCGGCGCTTGTTCCCGCGAGATCGTGCGGCGGCAGGCACTGCTGGCGTTGCAGGGCGGGCAGGCGCGGCTGGTGCGGATCGTGCCGGGCGCCGCGCCGGACGCCGAGCACGCCTTCGCCGAGCGGGTCACGGTGCCCATGAACTGCGCGTCGGAAGGGGAGAGCGAGGTGTTCCTGGAACCGCTGCTGCCGCCGCGCCTGCTGATCGTGGTGGGCCACACGCCGGTCGCGCGGGCCATCTCTGCGCACGCTGGCCTGATGGGTGACCGCGTGTGGCGCGTGCTGGACGACGACGAGGTGGCGGACGAGCCGGACGCCGTGCCGCTGGGCACCCTGACCGCCCGCCTGTCGGCCCTGCCTGCCGCGCAGCGCGCGCGGGTGCGCAGCGTCGTGGCCTCGCAGGGACATTACGACGAGACGGCAATCGAGGCGTTGCTGCGCGCCCAGCCGAACCCGGTGGGCCTGCTGGCCAGCCCGAAACGCGCCGCGAACGTCCGCGAGACGCTGGCCATGCTGAGCTCCTTCGGGGAGGCGGACCTGGGCCGCATCCGTGCGCCCGTGGGCCTGAACGTGGGCGCCCGCACCCCGCACGAGGTGGCGCTGAGCGTGCTGGCAGAACTGGTGCAGCTGGACCGGCAGGCGTCCGGGCCGACCCGATCAGTGTCTGAGCAGCTCCCGGCCGTGCCCGCCGCGCCCACTGCTGAACCGTCACCTGCGCCACCCACGCTGCTGGCGCAGGTGATGGACCTGCCTGCCCTGACCGTCCTGAACGCCGCACCTACCGCCCCGGCAGAGGCGGGCAGCGCCGTGGACCCGGTGTGCGGCATGACCGTCACCCTCCCGGCCCGGCATACTGCCGAACTGGACGGGCAGACGTACGCCTTCTGTTGCCCGCACTGCAAGGCCCGCTTCCTGAAAGACCCGGCGCGCTACCTGACGGCCTGAGCGCGGCGTTCAGCGGCGGTTCGTCTTGCCGAACAGGCCGTCCACGGGTGCCGGGGCCACTGCCTGCCCGATCAGGTTCAGGATCTCTG includes:
- a CDS encoding nucleotidyltransferase domain-containing protein, coding for MPTDPPADAQARLEAALPAALERIRQTPGVLGALWCGSAARGEANAHSDLDFHVLVEGDRRWRANYVVDGVPVEAFHNPARKVRAMFATAQGDTITMFAEGRVLLPHPELDALVAEARALHAAGPAPRPPTGQERFRLIEEVMDARALADAGDPLHVLLACHAAELALEGLFGMRGWWRVKPQRWLPTLQERDPAAAHDLRTLLTTPDAHTRQSALEALAVRVTGDLTYQEGGSEPVLVP
- a CDS encoding ABC transporter ATP-binding protein, with the translated sequence MIEVSGYTKRYGRHEAVSDLSFNVQPGAVFGLLGSNGAGKTTTIRALVGLTRPTSGTVRVQGFDVWKDPIRAKAAFGYIPDRPYLYGKLTARELLRFVAQLYRVDGADAGIDRWLEFFRLTDFGNELIETYSHGMRQKVAIIAALLPDPPVLIVDEPMVGLDPHAARQVRELFRAHADRGRTVLLTTHSLPLAEAVCDRLVVLDRGKVLGQGTMDDLRARTGTEAGGVHGDSLERIFFRLIEEEQAEAQAHAEHQTGAAERA
- a CDS encoding putative ABC transporter permease subunit; the protein is MTTAPSPAPTPAPASARPPARPSLLRVKLLSLRHTLQRGPKWGYALVGTLAALLVVAEVIGTWRALTFLATFGDIGLNVFSRVLEIGLITLASGVTFSATTAAISTLYLSDDLNFLLTQPVPTWRVFALKVSETFLNAALVPVFLTLPLLLTVAAYFHAPVWAYPVMLLADLLVFAAPVGLGALLAVALMRFAPVGRVREVSTALGVLISAGLVYAIRALRPEVLVQKLQDPSKVEALLRDFAGPSSPLLPPSWAAQGIWQAAHGHLAAPLLPLLLLTGTLLLGATLLATKAYQEGWARALDSSTPRLDPTPRRAGRTERLLNRLGPGGALAAKDLRVTLRDPTQWSQLLVVVALAGVYLVSVKAVPIPVPQFRGILGYIQLAFQGFIIAGIAVRLAFPAVSTEARAYWLLRTAPIDPRQIVLSKFLGVLPVTLTVGLVMGVASALSMSLGPTLLLLSVLVSVSNAFVITALGVGLGAAAPKFDADNPAEIGVSPGGLAFMGLSLAYSVLCLLLLARPAAGSVLRPDLYPGYSALTTPEGILGLIGLALATILGTYLSLRTGWQRLDRLE
- a CDS encoding YciI-like protein; protein product: MHFLLLYRDLVPDYVTRREPLRAAHLAHAQAAADRGDLLLGGALADPVDGAALLFQGDTPDAAELFARTDPYVLGGLVGTWEVRRWHTVVGAGAAHRP
- a CDS encoding saccharopine dehydrogenase family protein; translation: MSKVIIIGAGGVANVVAKKCAQNDSVFTQVLIATRTVAKADKIVAEIKEHMPDSRAVFTTATVDADNVPELVKLINDFGPVMVINVALPYQDLTIMDACLETGVHYLDTANYEPKDVAKFEYSWQWAYQDRFREKGLMALLGCGFDPGATQAFTAHHAKHHFQEIHYLDIVDCNNGNHGKAFATNFNPEINIREITANGRYWENGQWVETQPLEISQDIYYPKVATRKSFVLYHEELESLVKHFPTIKRARFWMTFGEAYIKHLNVLEGIGMTSIEPIDFRGMKVAPIEFLKAVLPAPESLAAGYSGQTCIGVQAKGIGKDGQPKVHFVYNVKDHADCYREVQAQGVSYTTGVPAMIGAMLMLQGEWMQPGVWNVEQLDPDPFFDAMNKWGLPISELADIELVKD
- a CDS encoding catalase, with protein sequence MKTTAPQAPQGRLTNHSGNAAPSNTNSLTAGERGPVLLQDWHLLERMAHFNRERVPERVVHAKGSGAFGTFRVTRAIPELTAAGLFQKEGAECRMLARFSTVAGERGFPDTVRDPRGFALKFYTEDGNWDMVGNNTPIFFVRDAIKFQDFIHSQKRHPVTGRRSNAMQFDFWGLRPESLHQVMYLFGDRGLPRSYRFMNGYSSHTYSLWNEQGERFYVKWHFHSQQGVQNLTEDLAAKIASENSDYHFQDLFDAIDQGDYPKWTVSIQVMPEADAETYHINPFDLTKVWPHADYPLMQVGEFELNENPQNYFAEIEQAAFEPSNMPRGFGASPDKMLQARLMSYADAHRYRIGINYAALPVNKAACPVMTYHRDGQTRFDGNFGGTPVYEPNSYGGPDVPADTLQEPPMPLGSMADRFGWPEDDADLYGQPRELYRVMSEGERGRLAMNFAGALAGVPDFIVDRFVGHLEKVSAELSSGVRDGIAKKRAIAKPELTDLLTETHTHAAGGDQKPQMAVSADD
- a CDS encoding FAD binding domain-containing protein, which produces MFPAAFDYIRAHSAEEALAALAQHGAEARILAGGQSLIPAMRLRLARPAVLVDLGGVKDLGYLHEEGGELRVGAMTRDVTLERNANVRARYSLLTDTGAVVADPVVRCLGTVVGSLCHSDPSGDWGAAALAARAVMVARSASGERLIPIDEFLVDSFQTSLEEGELAVEVRFPTPDGRTHGSYQKIERKVGDYATAAAAVQITLGEDGRVTHAGVALTAAGPRPVRVDAAEKLLLGQLLTEDVIRAASEEARAVSDPFADTRGSVEYKKDMARVLVARGLRASAARLGTGVTA
- a CDS encoding (2Fe-2S)-binding protein, which translates into the protein MTATETTDTALRTVTLKVNGQNIRQEVEPRTLLAYALRDAGLKGTHVGCDTSSCGCCVVLIDGDTPAKSCTMFAVQAEGHEITTVEGLGSPGDLHPLQQAFWDQHGLQCGYCTPGMLMTAKAMLGHNPDPTDQEVREFLSGNLCRCTGYNNIVKAVQQAARVMRDEAQAQALAGMVPTPSTGTAEGGAQ